In one Bordetella pertussis 18323 genomic region, the following are encoded:
- a CDS encoding UTRA domain-containing protein, with product MNWGGGDFQFLKSGSDEPCIQPIESSQLGQAPGAQLYRLQLVHADQAQNIGFSDIYFPAHIGQRLSLQDFDAAARNGPLFVYPIVEQKIGFKVDHARINIGAESHARAQRTAVAEALGTAPLVRVQYVFSHAGEPVQFTTNWLDSRFFSVSYELAEGEF from the coding sequence GTGAACTGGGGGGGTGGCGATTTCCAGTTTCTCAAATCCGGTTCGGATGAACCATGCATACAACCTATTGAATCTTCACAGCTAGGCCAGGCGCCGGGGGCGCAGCTGTATCGCCTGCAATTGGTGCACGCGGACCAGGCGCAGAACATCGGTTTCAGCGATATCTACTTTCCCGCGCATATCGGGCAGCGCCTGAGCCTGCAGGATTTCGACGCCGCGGCGCGCAATGGGCCGTTGTTCGTCTATCCCATCGTCGAGCAGAAAATCGGCTTCAAGGTCGACCATGCGCGCATCAATATCGGCGCCGAGTCGCATGCCCGCGCCCAGCGCACGGCGGTTGCCGAGGCGCTGGGCACCGCGCCGCTGGTGCGGGTGCAGTATGTTTTCTCGCATGCCGGCGAGCCCGTGCAGTTCACCACCAACTGGCTGGATTCGCGTTTTTTCAGCGTCAGCTACGAGCTGGCGGAAGGCGAGTTCTAG
- a CDS encoding IS481-like element IS481 family transposase: MNTHKHARLTFLRRLEMVQQLIAHQVCVSEAARAYGVTAPTVRKWLGRFLAQGQAGLADASSRPTVSPRAIAPAKALAIVELRRKRLTQARIAQALGVSASTVSRVLARAGLSHLADLEPAEPVVRYEHQAPGDLLHIDIKKLGRIQRPGHRVTGNRRDTVEGAGWDFVFVAIDDHARVAFTDIHPDERFPSAVQFLKDAVAYYQRLGVTIQRLLTDNGSAFRSRAFAALCHELGIKHRFTRPYRPQTNGKAERFIQSALREWAYAHTYQNSQHRADAMKSWLHHYNWHRPHQGIGRAVPISRLNLDEYNLLTVHT, from the coding sequence ATGAACACCCATAAGCATGCCCGATTGACCTTCCTACGTCGACTCGAAATGGTCCAGCAATTGATCGCCCATCAAGTTTGTGTGTCTGAAGCGGCCCGCGCCTATGGGGTCACCGCGCCGACTGTGCGCAAATGGCTGGGCCGCTTCCTGGCTCAGGGCCAGGCGGGCTTGGCCGATGCGTCCTCGCGCCCGACGGTCTCGCCCCGAGCGATTGCGCCGGCCAAGGCGCTGGCTATCGTGGAGCTGCGCCGCAAGCGGCTGACCCAAGCGCGCATCGCCCAGGCGCTGGGCGTGTCAGCCAGCACCGTCAGCCGCGTCCTGGCCCGCGCCGGTCTGTCGCACCTGGCCGACCTGGAGCCGGCCGAGCCGGTGGTGCGCTACGAGCATCAGGCCCCCGGCGATCTGCTGCACATCGACATCAAGAAGCTGGGACGTATCCAGCGCCCTGGCCACCGGGTCACGGGCAACCGACGCGATACCGTTGAGGGGGCCGGCTGGGACTTCGTCTTCGTGGCCATCGATGACCACGCCCGCGTGGCCTTCACCGACATCCACCCCGACGAGCGCTTCCCCAGCGCCGTCCAGTTCCTCAAGGACGCAGTGGCCTACTACCAGCGCCTGGGCGTGACCATCCAGCGCTTGCTCACCGACAATGGCTCGGCCTTTCGCAGCCGCGCCTTCGCCGCGCTGTGCCATGAGCTGGGCATCAAGCACCGCTTTACCCGACCTTACCGCCCACAGACCAATGGCAAGGCCGAACGCTTCATCCAGTCGGCCTTGCGTGAGTGGGCTTACGCTCACACCTACCAGAACTCCCAACACCGAGCCGATGCCATGAAATCCTGGCTACACCACTACAACTGGCATCGACCCCACCAAGGCATCGGGCGCGCTGTACCCATCTCCAGACTCAACCTGGACGAATACAACCTATTGACAGTTCACACCTAG
- a CDS encoding GntR family transcriptional regulator codes for MSASVDVLSLPEVEAAASADTPNLLYWTIYQGLVRSIEADTAAVGKDLPIERLISAHYSASRFTVRQALDLLEKRGYIRKQRAKPARVISRSPVVPVERHLRRLSDILSPAVIHQTRVTGFGPARHDEAAATLGVNCQ; via the coding sequence ATGTCTGCTTCCGTTGATGTGTTGTCCCTGCCCGAGGTGGAGGCAGCCGCTTCAGCCGATACGCCCAACCTGCTGTACTGGACCATCTACCAGGGCCTGGTCCGGTCGATCGAGGCGGATACGGCCGCGGTCGGCAAAGACCTCCCGATAGAACGGCTGATATCGGCGCACTATTCGGCCAGCCGCTTTACCGTGCGGCAGGCGCTGGACCTGCTGGAAAAGCGCGGCTATATCCGCAAGCAGCGCGCCAAGCCGGCGCGCGTCATCAGCCGCAGTCCGGTGGTGCCGGTCGAGCGCCATCTGCGCCGCCTGTCCGATATCCTCAGCCCGGCGGTCATCCACCAGACGCGCGTCACCGGCTTCGGGCCGGCGCGGCACGACGAAGCCGCCGCCACGCTAGGTGTGAACTGTCAATAG
- a CDS encoding tripartite tricarboxylate transporter substrate-binding protein encodes MKTLASMVRWPRIAGAVVRQACAAALGLALGAAPALADYPSRPVTLVVPSPPGGSTDAIARVLADALGKRLGQSIVIENKGGGGGIVGSSYVLDKPADGHTLLLAISSKTVARALQPALAYDPIRDFTAVALVSRVPTVMVTSVAAGLPDFARLKAYIAANPGKTAWAVPGIGTAPYLTEHVLMQALGGKVNEIQYRGSAPMHVDLLAGRVDVVVDSYTALRQHIDDRKVVPVAVIGRGRIEAMSAVPTLGELGYRTFEEVLFDGWNAIDVRASTPPEVVARLSQALQDVLADRAFRERVVQLGLVPFAPMPASQAQDFVQDVSRVLSPVAASLAAAQ; translated from the coding sequence ATGAAGACGCTTGCATCGATGGTTCGCTGGCCCCGCATCGCCGGCGCCGTCGTCCGCCAGGCCTGTGCCGCCGCGTTGGGGCTGGCCCTGGGGGCGGCGCCGGCGCTGGCCGACTACCCCAGCCGCCCGGTGACCCTGGTCGTGCCTTCGCCGCCGGGCGGGTCGACCGACGCGATTGCGCGCGTGCTGGCCGATGCCCTGGGCAAGCGCCTGGGGCAGTCCATCGTGATCGAGAACAAGGGCGGCGGGGGCGGCATCGTGGGCTCGTCGTATGTGCTGGACAAGCCAGCCGACGGTCACACGCTGCTGCTGGCGATTTCCAGCAAGACGGTGGCGCGCGCCCTGCAGCCGGCGCTGGCCTATGATCCCATCAGGGATTTCACGGCGGTGGCGCTGGTGTCGCGCGTACCGACGGTGATGGTGACCTCGGTGGCGGCCGGGCTGCCCGACTTCGCGCGGCTCAAGGCTTACATCGCGGCCAATCCGGGCAAGACGGCATGGGCCGTGCCGGGCATCGGCACCGCGCCGTACCTGACCGAGCACGTGCTGATGCAGGCGCTGGGCGGCAAGGTGAACGAAATCCAGTATCGCGGCAGCGCGCCCATGCACGTCGATCTGCTGGCGGGCCGCGTCGACGTGGTGGTGGACAGCTACACCGCGCTGCGGCAGCACATCGACGATCGCAAGGTGGTGCCGGTCGCGGTCATCGGCCGGGGCCGCATCGAGGCGATGTCGGCGGTGCCGACGCTGGGCGAACTGGGCTATCGGACCTTCGAAGAGGTATTGTTCGACGGTTGGAATGCCATCGATGTGCGCGCCAGCACCCCGCCGGAGGTGGTTGCGCGCTTGAGCCAGGCGCTGCAGGACGTGCTGGCCGATCGCGCTTTTCGCGAGCGCGTCGTGCAGCTGGGGTTGGTGCCGTTCGCGCCGATGCCGGCGAGCCAGGCCCAGGATTTCGTGCAGGATGTCTCGCGCGTGCTCAGTCCGGTGGCCGCGTCCCTGGCGGCTGCGCAATAA
- a CDS encoding 2,4'-dihydroxyacetophenone dioxygenase family protein has product MGHGIAGGTGLAARNEAPELIRALDRDDERCWVPLAPGAWFYPMAFDVRNGVWHSVFRVAPGAQLPTHYHLGRVVGCTLRGRWHYRERDWEHRPGSYLLEVPGDSHTFEVIGEETVELFTVNEGGFLLLDERGDVTGITDVLLRLEQARAHYERVGLGRAAIDSLIR; this is encoded by the coding sequence ATGGGGCATGGCATAGCGGGAGGCACGGGGCTGGCGGCCCGCAACGAGGCGCCGGAGCTGATCCGGGCGCTGGACCGCGACGATGAGCGCTGCTGGGTGCCGCTGGCGCCCGGCGCCTGGTTCTACCCGATGGCATTCGATGTGCGCAACGGCGTGTGGCACAGCGTCTTTCGCGTGGCGCCGGGCGCGCAGCTGCCGACGCACTACCATCTGGGGCGGGTGGTCGGCTGTACGCTGCGGGGGCGCTGGCATTATCGCGAGCGTGACTGGGAGCACCGGCCCGGCTCGTACCTGCTGGAAGTGCCGGGCGACAGCCACACCTTCGAGGTGATCGGCGAGGAAACCGTGGAGCTGTTCACCGTCAACGAAGGGGGCTTCCTGTTGCTGGACGAACGCGGCGACGTCACCGGCATTACCGATGTCTTGCTGCGCCTGGAGCAGGCTCGCGCGCATTACGAGCGTGTCGGGCTGGGCCGGGCCGCGATCGATTCGCTTATCCGCTGA
- a CDS encoding TonB-dependent siderophore receptor, which translates to MPRPTSRRTRPARRQAQPAFVPALFMLALGAVAAGARAQPAAAGVPDTQGVAQMPAVTVNAAPVDDTLEHLEAPVDTGALGRRTQLETPFSTTVVTARDMEERQVNKLGDVFALDASVTDNSASYGAWASYLTVRGLPLDWQNSYRIDGRPFLSYVTTLPFEHFEQIDLLKGASGFMYGFGSPGGLVNYVTKKPTDEAVRSVELGYVSKGLLREHVDLGGRVGESGAFGYRLNATHEEGNTYNGGSLYRDSVSLALDARLSDRLTWDFQSIYQDRKAIGQEPTIYAGTMAGSELPSPVRNDNDRLVGQGPYADNAFRYYSTGLKYQLADEWTLSTNYSYSSTRTRRNESVLFLRDQAGDYDDYRSDYGEAYGYNQWQAMLEGKFATGPLKHHVVAGASWQKQKNDYSANGVYQLQGTGNLRARNTNTYYSEGQLHLYRAAEITQKALFASDTVDLTGGWSVLGGLRYTNYAQQGFDATGARTSRYDKNGVLTPTFALMYKLTPRTMAYASYIESLEPGSSVGAAYANFGALLDPLKSKQYELGIKTEQDGWAATAALFRIEKKAEYANAANELVQDGKTLYQGLELGASTRIARDWNVGGSLMLLDSEYKKGSDFTGNRVAGAPKFVAAAQLAYSVPQVPGLKLRADVKYTGNTMLGASNRVQVDDYAIVNIGATYDTQIHGYEATFTAGINNVANKRYWLYQSSDYVKAGDPRTYGLTSISRYPDIWI; encoded by the coding sequence GTGCCTCGTCCTACTTCCCGCCGTACGCGCCCTGCGCGCCGGCAGGCGCAGCCCGCCTTCGTGCCCGCGCTCTTCATGCTTGCCCTGGGCGCCGTTGCCGCCGGCGCGCGCGCCCAGCCCGCTGCGGCGGGTGTCCCGGATACGCAAGGCGTGGCGCAAATGCCGGCCGTCACGGTCAACGCCGCGCCGGTGGACGACACGCTGGAGCATCTGGAGGCGCCGGTCGATACCGGCGCGCTGGGACGGCGCACCCAGCTGGAGACGCCTTTTTCCACCACGGTGGTGACTGCCCGCGACATGGAGGAGCGCCAGGTCAACAAGCTGGGAGACGTGTTCGCGCTGGATGCCTCGGTGACGGACAACAGCGCGTCCTATGGCGCGTGGGCCAGCTACCTGACGGTGCGCGGCCTGCCGCTGGATTGGCAGAATTCGTACCGCATCGATGGCCGGCCGTTCCTGAGCTACGTCACGACGCTGCCGTTCGAGCACTTCGAGCAGATCGACCTGCTCAAGGGGGCGTCGGGCTTCATGTACGGTTTCGGCTCGCCGGGCGGCCTGGTCAACTATGTCACCAAGAAGCCGACCGACGAAGCGGTGCGCAGCGTCGAGCTGGGCTACGTGTCCAAGGGGTTGCTGCGCGAGCACGTGGACCTGGGCGGCAGGGTGGGCGAGAGCGGCGCGTTTGGCTATCGGCTGAATGCCACGCACGAGGAGGGCAATACCTACAACGGTGGATCGCTGTACCGCGATTCGGTGTCGCTGGCGCTGGATGCGCGCCTGAGCGACCGGTTGACCTGGGACTTCCAATCCATCTACCAGGACCGCAAGGCCATCGGGCAGGAGCCCACGATCTATGCGGGCACCATGGCCGGCAGCGAGTTGCCATCGCCGGTGCGCAACGACAATGACAGGCTGGTCGGGCAGGGACCGTATGCGGACAATGCGTTCCGCTATTACTCGACCGGCTTGAAGTACCAATTGGCGGACGAATGGACGCTGAGCACCAATTACAGCTACAGCTCCACGCGTACCCGCCGCAACGAGTCGGTGCTGTTCCTGCGCGACCAGGCGGGCGACTATGACGATTACCGCTCGGACTATGGCGAGGCCTATGGCTACAACCAGTGGCAGGCCATGCTGGAGGGCAAGTTCGCTACCGGTCCCTTGAAGCACCACGTGGTGGCCGGCGCGTCGTGGCAGAAGCAGAAGAACGACTACAGCGCCAACGGGGTCTATCAATTGCAGGGCACGGGCAACCTGCGCGCGCGCAATACCAACACGTACTACAGCGAAGGCCAGCTGCACCTGTACCGCGCGGCCGAGATCACGCAGAAGGCGCTGTTCGCCAGCGACACGGTCGACCTGACCGGCGGCTGGTCGGTGCTGGGCGGGCTGCGCTATACGAATTATGCGCAGCAAGGATTCGATGCCACGGGCGCGCGAACATCGCGCTACGACAAGAACGGCGTGCTGACGCCGACCTTTGCCCTGATGTACAAGCTGACGCCGCGCACCATGGCCTATGCCAGCTACATCGAATCCTTGGAGCCGGGCTCGTCGGTGGGCGCCGCGTACGCCAACTTCGGCGCATTGCTCGATCCGTTGAAGAGCAAGCAGTACGAGCTGGGCATCAAGACCGAACAGGACGGCTGGGCCGCCACGGCGGCGCTGTTTCGCATCGAGAAGAAGGCGGAATACGCGAATGCCGCCAACGAGCTGGTGCAGGACGGCAAGACGCTCTATCAGGGGTTGGAACTGGGCGCCTCCACGCGTATCGCCCGCGACTGGAACGTGGGAGGCAGCCTGATGTTGCTGGATTCGGAATACAAGAAAGGCTCGGATTTCACCGGCAACCGCGTGGCGGGAGCGCCGAAGTTCGTGGCGGCCGCGCAACTGGCGTACTCGGTGCCGCAGGTGCCGGGGCTGAAGCTGCGCGCCGATGTGAAGTACACCGGCAACACGATGCTGGGCGCCAGCAACCGGGTGCAGGTGGACGACTACGCCATCGTCAATATCGGCGCCACCTACGACACGCAGATCCACGGCTACGAGGCGACCTTCACCGCCGGCATCAACAACGTGGCCAACAAGCGCTACTGGCTGTACCAGTCGTCCGACTACGTGAAGGCGGGCGACCCGCGGACCTATGGCCTGACGTCTATATCCAGATATCCGGATATCTGGATATAA
- the ssb gene encoding single-stranded DNA-binding protein, which yields MASVNKVILVGNLGRDPEVRYSPDGAAICNVSIATTSQWKDKASGERREETEWHRVVMYNRLAEIAGEYLKKGRSVYIEGRLKTRKWQDKDTGADRYSTEIVADQMQMLGGRDSGGDSGGGYGGGYDDAPRQQRAPAQRPAAAPQRPAPQAAPAANLADMDDDIPF from the coding sequence ATGGCATCCGTCAACAAAGTCATTCTCGTCGGCAATCTGGGTCGCGACCCGGAAGTGCGTTACAGCCCGGATGGGGCGGCCATCTGCAACGTGTCGATCGCCACGACCTCGCAATGGAAGGACAAGGCCAGCGGCGAGCGCCGCGAGGAAACCGAATGGCACCGCGTGGTCATGTACAACCGCCTGGCCGAAATCGCGGGCGAATACCTGAAGAAGGGGCGTTCGGTCTACATCGAGGGCCGCCTGAAGACCCGCAAATGGCAAGACAAGGACACCGGCGCCGACCGCTACAGCACCGAAATCGTGGCCGACCAGATGCAGATGCTGGGCGGGCGCGATAGCGGCGGCGACAGCGGCGGCGGTTACGGCGGTGGCTACGACGACGCACCGCGCCAGCAGCGCGCCCCGGCCCAGCGCCCGGCGGCCGCCCCGCAGCGCCCCGCGCCGCAGGCCGCGCCGGCCGCCAACCTGGCCGACATGGACGACGATATTCCGTTCTGA
- a CDS encoding MFS transporter, producing MPADQKLQLTRSERRASVALAGLFACRMLGLFLLLPVFAVAARDLPGGNDPARVGLALGMYGLTQAFMQIPFGLASDRWGHRPVVVAGLVLFIIGSVVCALADDVYWITLGRAIQGAGAISAAVTAWLADATRDEVRTRAMAMVGGSIGLSFAVSLVAAPVLVGWWGLSGLFWTIACLGLASLTVARWMVPVVPRTEARTMQGASARAVLLHADLLRLNFGVFVLHLIQVALFLVTPSLLARLGGLDARDLWRVYLPVILVSFVLMVPAVFVAEKRRAHRAALRAAVAGLIVVCALLPLAAHGFYALALALTGFFVAFNILEALQPSLVSRVAPAQYKGLALGFYNTAQAAGLFAGGALGGWLAASGGADAVYIAAAALAALWLAVTWALRPLR from the coding sequence ATGCCGGCCGACCAGAAACTGCAACTGACCCGCTCCGAGCGCCGCGCCAGCGTGGCCTTGGCCGGCCTGTTCGCATGCCGGATGCTGGGCCTGTTTCTGCTGCTGCCGGTCTTCGCGGTGGCTGCGCGCGACCTGCCCGGCGGCAACGACCCCGCGCGCGTCGGCCTGGCGCTGGGCATGTACGGCCTGACCCAGGCCTTCATGCAGATCCCTTTCGGCCTGGCTTCCGATCGCTGGGGGCACCGTCCGGTGGTGGTCGCCGGCCTGGTGCTGTTCATCATCGGCAGCGTGGTCTGCGCGCTGGCTGACGATGTCTACTGGATCACGCTGGGCCGCGCCATCCAGGGCGCGGGCGCCATTTCGGCGGCCGTCACGGCCTGGCTGGCCGACGCCACCCGCGACGAGGTGCGCACCCGGGCCATGGCCATGGTGGGCGGCTCGATCGGCCTGTCGTTCGCCGTGTCGCTGGTTGCTGCGCCGGTGCTGGTGGGGTGGTGGGGGCTGTCGGGACTGTTCTGGACCATTGCCTGCCTGGGCCTGGCCAGCCTGACGGTGGCCCGCTGGATGGTGCCGGTAGTGCCGCGCACCGAGGCGCGCACCATGCAGGGCGCCAGTGCCCGGGCCGTCCTGCTGCACGCCGACCTGCTGCGGCTCAATTTCGGCGTGTTCGTGCTGCACCTGATCCAGGTCGCCCTGTTCCTGGTTACGCCGTCGCTGCTGGCGCGCCTGGGCGGGCTGGACGCGCGCGACCTGTGGCGCGTCTACCTGCCGGTCATCCTGGTTTCCTTCGTGCTGATGGTGCCCGCCGTGTTCGTGGCCGAGAAGCGGCGCGCCCACCGGGCGGCGCTGCGCGCCGCCGTGGCGGGCCTGATCGTGGTCTGCGCCTTGCTGCCGCTGGCCGCTCACGGTTTCTACGCCCTGGCCCTGGCGCTGACCGGTTTCTTCGTGGCCTTCAACATCCTCGAAGCCCTGCAGCCTTCGCTGGTGTCGCGCGTTGCGCCGGCGCAGTACAAGGGCCTGGCCCTGGGCTTCTACAACACCGCGCAGGCCGCCGGCCTGTTCGCCGGCGGCGCGCTGGGCGGCTGGCTGGCGGCCAGCGGCGGGGCCGACGCCGTGTACATCGCCGCCGCCGCGCTGGCGGCCCTGTGGCTGGCCGTGACCTGGGCGCTGCGGCCGCTGCGCTGA